The Chloroflexota bacterium region CCGCCTGTGACGGCTTGGATAACGCGTACTTTATTTATGTCCAGGCCAACCACTGGGGCGACCTGGCGCCGGTCGCGGAAGGGGTATTGATTGGCTGACCAGATGGTCAGATAGCCCCTCTCGTCCAGAGCGGCCACACCAGATTCGGTCTCCAGATAACAATGATCGACGTGTTGGGTTTGGTAGGTGTTCTCGACGATGACGTCGGCGGCGCGGAAGCCAGCCTCGACGTCACCTTTGCGTATCTTGGTATGTTGGAGCAGGTTCCCCTTCTCGTGCACCTTAGGGGCATTCGGCTGCAGGGCCTCCTTTGCCGAGAAAACGCCTGGCAGCTCTTCGTAATCCACCTGGATCAGGTCCAAAGCCTTCAGGGCTATCTCCTCCGTCTCAGCAGCGACCAGGGCCACCGCGTCGCCGATGGAGCGGACCTTGGTGGTGGACAGAGCCTCCTGATCCTCGACGGCCAGTCCATAGCGATTCACCCCTGGGATATCAGCGGCCGTGAGGACGGCGGCCACCCCAGGCAGGGCCTTGGCCCTACTGGTATCTAGGCCGTGGATCAGGGCATGGGGATATTTGCTCCGCAACACTTTGGCGTGGAGCATATGGGGAAAGGTGAGGTCGCCAGCATAGACCGGTTTGCCCAGGACCTTTTCTAAGGCATCGACCCGAGGGAGGGGTTGACCGATTACGTGAAACTCGGGAATGCCTTGCTCGATTTTGGCTGATCCAGCACCACTCATCCCCTTCCTCACTCCTTCTTCGCCTGAACAGACAGCACCTCTGCGGCTGCCTCTATGGCCTTGATGATCTTCTGGTAGCCGGTACAACGGCAGAGGTTACCGGAGATGGCCAGCCTGATCTCCGGCCGCGTGGGGCGAGAGTTCTCATCGAGAAGCGCCTTCGCCGTCATCAACATCCCCGGCGTGCAGAAGCCACACTGGACCGCCCCCTCCTCGATGAAGGCCTTCTGGAGGGGATGCAGCCTTTCCGCTGTCCCTAGCCCTTCTACGGTCATTATATGAGTTCCCTTCGCTTTGCCGACCGGTATCAGGCAGGAGGCAACGGCCTTGCCGTCCATGATGACCGTACAGGCGCCACAATCGCCCTTGCCACAGCCAATCTTGGTTCCCTTCAGCCCCAAATGATCGCGCAGTACATCCACCAAAAGCATATCCGGCTCTACCTCAATCACCGTTGGGGAGCCGTTCAGTATCATTTTGATCCTCTCTTTAGTCATGCCCGACCCCCGCTACATGCAAAGCCCCTTTGATAGCCCGCTTCACCAGCACCTTCACCATCTCTTTGCGGTATTCCCTTCCGCCTCTG contains the following coding sequences:
- a CDS encoding (2Fe-2S)-binding protein, producing MTKERIKMILNGSPTVIEVEPDMLLVDVLRDHLGLKGTKIGCGKGDCGACTVIMDGKAVASCLIPVGKAKGTHIMTVEGLGTAERLHPLQKAFIEEGAVQCGFCTPGMLMTAKALLDENSRPTRPEIRLAISGNLCRCTGYQKIIKAIEAAAEVLSVQAKKE